DNA from Toxoplasma gondii ME49 chromosome X, whole genome shotgun sequence:
ttcctctctccgtgttTTTCGGCGAGCACCGCGACGGGAGACCTCTCCCCCCCTTTTTTTCCCTGCCAATTGGGCACGCTGCCCTCCTGCTTTGTTTTTAGCGTGTTGCTACAATGATGAAATTCGCAGCACCTCGCGCTGATGAACCGCAGACGCACTCCGTGTTCCGCTAGCGAATCATGGTCAACACTGCTGCAGATCCTGAGGatgaaaaaaacggaatTTCCAACCACAGAGCCCCACGCGGGGGGGGGTCTGGGCGATTGTTCTGAGCTCTTTCGCCACACAACAACTCCAATTCCAGGCAGtccgtttctctgccgcGCACAAAAGACAAGTGCAAcaaagcagcgagagactGTGGTCTCAGGAATCCTTTGGGAAGACACGcggttcctttcttctctgaacCGTTTTGGTCCACCTGTTTTCATCGGATCTTGTGCAGGAGGACAAAGTAGGTTTCATCTGTTTGGACCGTCATCTCTACAGCTCTcacacgcagaagaagacacttAACGCTGTGTATCAATGGAACAAAGATAACGAGGATAGCCGGAGAGCCTTGTGAATCGCACGAGTGATCTGAGAGTCCTCGAGGAACAGACGGCACAGCAGAGCCGtcaagaaaagtggaaacaGCGGAGAGAGCGGAATCCTGTGGGGGATCTCTTCGTCACCGAAAAGCGGCGCAAATGACGGAATCAAAACGCAACGTGAACCCCGTGTTTCTTTTGCGCGCCGACATAGACTGCTTTGACTCTAAAAGTGTATACATTACATTCACGATGTTCACCTCGGCATTGCGTCTTCCCATTTAAGCTTCGCCTGCCCGTTTGCAGACGGATCGGATTCGTGTTTTTGTCGTTCCAGTTTTTTATGCGTTAACGCTTTCCCGAAACTCCAACGAGATCAAAAAACGGTTGTGTCTGCTCGGCAGTTTCCGCTTACGCACTTCCGTGTACATGCAGAGAGCTTTCTACGGAGGCTCCGTCAGCTTCTTTGCTGTAAAAGGCTCCACATTGGATCGGAAGTCGCGCCTCAAGAACTAGCACGGTAACCTATTTCCGAGTACCATTGATGAAGACATTTGGTCGGATCCTACGGAGGCAGCGGGCTCAATGGACTCGAGGAAGCTGGCAAGCGTTGTCGATTGAGACaaacgacaaagagacaATAATAAGTTGCTTTCTCCGAGAGTGTTAATAAAGTACCACGAATCCGATTGCTAGTCAGACGAACTGAGCTGAATGTTACGGGGTTGAATTGCGTGACAAGAAGTCGCTGTGTTAGGGTTGTTCTGTCACAGTCCTAGACCGTAAACCCTGGAGGCTCGCTTTCACCGAATAACCAGTTTCATCCTTTGGTTTCAACCGGCCTCTCTAGGTGTCTTTCTTGTtgctttcgcctctccagtGGGCACGGTATATCTAACCAGGTGGCTAAGATCGTTTAACTGGAAGTAGATCCCGTCCAAGAACAAATTTTAAGGCAAGCAAAGTATAAACGGCGAGGtaaacgcagaagagagaatcATTCCACAGACGGTGTTGAAGCAAGGGTGCAGTAGATTGACGAgtgtttgtgtctttgtgTTTGAAGAGCAGGCCTGCACCTTcgtgacagagagacacctcGTTGTTGAATTCGCGGGGACAAGAGAGCCGGCGTGAATCGAAGCGGGAACCACAGGTTTTCGTTGGAAGTCCTTCGCCACCCCGAAAAAACCATGTTGGGAAGGCCATTCAGGTGCGGTGTAAACCGGATAGCTCTGTACAACGCCTGAGGATACTAAGACGCGTCGACGAACGAACTGCGCTGCTGATGTAAGGCAAGGAGAGTCCCGGACTCTTGATTCTACTTGCTCCGCTGCTTCACAAACAGCGTCGTCGGCGCGAAAGCACAACCGTTTGAGTCGTCCAGACACACCTGCCGCCCACAGTGCGGTCGTTGAACTGTAGCCTGTAGCAGTGATCTCAGTGCCAATTTGGACGGGAGAGATGGGAGCTGCTTGTTTCCGTCCGAAACGAAACGCCCGAGGGGGGAGCGTTTCTCTTGAGCGCGGAGACACAACGACATCGAGGGAGCGACGACCATTCCCTCCAAAAAAGCAGCGAATTTCGCGGGCGCgctccgctgcttctcctggaCCAAGAAGCCAGACCCAAATTACTTCCCGCCAAAGCCACAAAACGCTCTTTTTGACGAGGGCATGAAGAGCTGGAAAAAGGACCTCCCCAGATCCCCTTGCCTCCTTCGTcagcgtttttcttcagaggcCCCCCCGTTCGCGTGTGGCGCATGCCTGGTGTGTTCGGCCTCGACATAGGTGTGCATCGTTCAGGGagctttttcctgtttcctcgcgTCGAACTTGTCCTTTTCCGGCCTTTCCTGCCCGCAGGCTTTCGCCTGAGAACTCCCCGCACCACCTCGACGCCCCGGATTTCTTCTAAAATCGAGATTCCGCTCCTTTTCGACATCTAGAGAGCCCCCTTTAGGCGACACATGCTGCGATGAGACGACAGGCAGCAACCAGTGAAAACGTAAAGGCGTGAACGAACGAGAGCAGCTCGAGAACCGCATTCGATTCGAGGCTCTTTCTTTGCCTATAACAGTCAGGTtttcggagacagagactctTCTTGGAGGATACCAGTACGCGAGGAAACTTCCAACGTGTCTTGTGGCGGAAGTCACCTGCGGCAAGCGCAAGCGACAgacctctctctgtcgcagTTCTTCTGCGCATCCTGTTCTGTGACGCGGCAAGTCCACCTTGTaggtgtcgagacagaagagcgcTTTCCTGcggttctttctcccctcttttctccattCTCTGCCGGCATGCGTCTCCCGAGTCCATGAGACACCAAacgaagatggagaggacGCACGCGACGTCAGAAAACCGGGCACCCTCTGCTGGGGCTTCCGAGACAGCAAAAAATGAAATAGATGCTCGGCTTATCACCGCGGCCGTCGCACTCTCCATGAGTGACGTCGACGAACAAGACTTCGACTCTATGATCGCGATGtatggagaagaagatgaacaACGAGAAATCCTCATCAAAAAATCCAGGTACTCGTCAAAACACCTGAAATGCTAcaaatgtatgtatatatatatatatagatatagatatacatatatatataatgtatatatgtgtatttatCTATATttgaagagagcgagatTTTTCTGTGTATAAGGCTTCGATTGGTCTGTCTAGTTCCGGGCATGTGTGCTGCAGGGAGATTTTAAAACTGGCGAAACAGGCGATTTTCGCGTTGCACAGACGAGACGTGGATCAATGTCAGCGAAACATCAAACACTGTCGGAAACTCGTCGCAGAGACACAACCGATCACAGAGGGCTTTCccgctcttcgctttcttggTAGGCAAACGATTTCAATCACAGACATCCAGATGTACATTTACATTCTCCCTCTATCGATCTGCCCGCTCcatctatgtatatacagGTTTTTTAGTATCGCTGGTCGTGTACAAATAAACACTCAAACATCCTtgtgtttctgcttttctgcgtcttcctcgtgtTCATTTGCTCCATCCGAGGAAGTCCGGGCGGTGGCTGTTTGCGAGGCTCTCGATTCTTCGACTACTTCCTCACACGCGAGAGGcgcaggtgtacgtacacctggcgAAGGGGCGTTTTCCTGAGAGTCTTTCGGTTTTCCAGGTCTGCTGAGCGTTTAAAGTCGCTGGTCAGCGGACCGTTGCGGTCTCATGGCGTATCTGTGTCTGctttcgctctcgcgttGCACACCGCCCAGCGGCATGCTCTTTAATGCTGGGGAAGTGGAGACGTTTCCTGTCTAACGCACCGTGGCGAAGCTAGTCCGATTGCTTTTTCAGGCATCTACGTCGGCGCTCTGGAAGAGCTGGCTGAAGCTGAaatctttttttcgtttaTTTCTGAGCGCCGActtcctcgcttcgcctctctgcatcCTCTTCGCGTTGAGGAGTACTTGGGAGGCCTCATGGACTTCACTGGAGaactcaatcggtaggacGAGATacgtttgcttctctgcgaCTCTTTTTCGATGAACGTCTAGGGAACGCACATCGAGTTCCCTGCTCGCCAGTATGCAGCATCTCGTTTGATCTTCGGTAGCTCCGCAGAAGGATGTCCTCCGACGCGGGGATGAGCGCGAGCTCTCGCGAGGTTCTTGGACCCAGTGGCTGAAGATGTCTCGCAtttgtcttctgtctctcgtctcagCTTTGCCGTGCTCCGAGCTGTGGAACAAGACCTCGAGacagtgtctctctgcagagacttTGTCAATAAAATCCACGAGAAAATGCTGCTTCTCGACTTGCGCAACTCACCTCTGCGGCGGAAGTATGACACGCTCAAGTACACGGAAAAGAagctcgagtctctctgctACGAACTTCAGATGGGGATACGCCTCAAgggcttccttcctccctcaATGACTCTGGAGCCTGAACCTATGTCCAAGTCCGACgccgaggaaaaggaggaaggaaaatAAATTCTTCAAAACCGAGTTCCCGCATCGCTCCTCTGCGTACACCCCACGCAGCGCGTGCGTACTCGGCAGGGAACGGTTTTTTTACTTTCTTCTGAATTATCTTGTGCTGGACGAGTGCCGGTCCAAAGCAACTAAACGGAGCTCGACGCGGCGCGATTAGAAACCGGCTGGTATCGCACCTCGAACGCGAGTCGAATTCGCTGAGGTAAAAATGCAGGGTTCAACTGTGTGTTTCTAAAACTCGCGAAAAGCGGGTCCCGCAGCTTCGTAAAGTCTGCGTTCGTCAGGGATAGTCGACCGAAGCGGCGATGAAAGATAGAGGTACCTTGGATGCGCGTAGTTCTGCGGCGAGGCGTCGAGCGACGCTTGGAAACTCAGTTTTCGCGCCGTTCCATCTCACGGTCTCGGTGACGAGAGACACCCTTGTTGAGAGTTCggcgaaacgagagagaataCAGAAAGAcccagaagaaggcgaggagaacaTTCATCTCTCTTGCCTGATACACGAGGGGGGGTTCTTGGATGTCGAGGGGGAGGGTCTTCTCAGTTTTTACCTCTtcaaaaaaagagacaacaaacgaggagagaataaacgcgttttcgccgactctctgttttcccGGACGAACGGGCTTGCTTGAAACACACCAGTTGCTGCTTGTGTTGGAGGACCGGCACCTCCGTAGACACCCCTGACTGCGAGAGAGCCTGGACCGTCCAGACGGAAGCGAAACATCACTTGACTTCTGCGAGTGCAGCAGTTTCTGGGCAGAGGCCGTGCTCGTGACGAAAGGCAAATGCAAGAAGCTACGGTGTTCTCTCATGTCCCTTTCAGTGTGGCTTTGAAGCTTTCAGAACGTCATGTTTCGGGGACATTCTGCCGCCAGGTTTGGTGCCTGTGTAAAAGCAACTGTGTGGCCGAAGAATGAGTTTTGTTTCACTTTTGAGGCCTTGAGGCGAACCCAAAATTCACTTGAAGAGCCACAGGGGAAAGGGAATCTTCTGAAAAGATGAAACGAGCCGTAGTTTACAGCGAGCAAATAGGTACACACAACGACCGCTCGCGACGGTGTGTGAAGCGCAGGAAGTCTTTCCCCCGTTTCCACGAGGCTGTCTCGATCCTTGCACACAAGCAACGAAGTCGGAAACAAGCGGGGCTTTTCAGCATCTTTGTCCACTGAGAAGACCCACACAACCAGTGGCAAAGCTGCAGTGCGCGCccagtgtacgtacacctcacTCTGCTGCGCGCTTCAATTCTTAAAAGCGGAGAAATGGTTGTCGAGTGGGCACTCAAGGGTTTCAGGTTTTCTGGTCAAACAGTTCACACCAGTTTCTCTGGATGTTTCGTTTGGAGACAACTGTTCCGCTACGTGTCTCGACGGCAACATACAcatcgagacagaagaaagggagtTTCACAACATTTGTCGGAAAAACGAGATATGAACAGTGTGTATACACGGAgacagatacatacataacgacatgcatatgcatatatgcatatatacatatatatgtaaatataaatacatatatatttatatatatatatatgtatatatatttactcTCTGTACACGATTGTGTACAAATATGAATATTGAAGACGTCGGTCGTTGAAAACCACCTGAAAGCGTTGTGCcaggtgtgcatgcagaagctcGACAACAAGTTACAACACGGTGACTTTCGATGTCCAGGCATCTGTTCTGGGGCAATCGAGGCCTCGGACCCCTCACCAGCCCACACCGGGAGAGGGCGTTGCCCACGGAAATCGCAAATGAGAAACTTagtttcttgtcttctctgtgcttcccgatctcgttctctctcttcctttctcttctctctctcctttcttcttatctctgttcttttttcttctcttccttctctcgcgggCGCGCCGTCCACCCtcgttctgcgtctgctcaAGAGAGCTTCACCATTTGCActgcggcgtctgcggaggCGCCCTCGAGGCTGCAGAGGGGAGGCTCCCGTTTGTGGCGTTTGTGCTCTTCGCTGAGGAGGTACGCAGCATCTGCTGCGTTTGCAAAGAgcagccttcttcgcgtctgcaCTACGTGTGGCGGATTGCATGCGTCCGTCCAGAAGTACACGAACGCGCCGATGAAGATGTGCCAGAAGCTGCgcaaggagaaacgaaaaaacaaggCATGCAGACTTGCGGCGGGTCTTTTGCATCCACGCATCTGGACATGTGTGAAGACACAGACTCTTTCCCGAACA
Protein-coding regions in this window:
- a CDS encoding translin family protein (encoded by transcript TGME49_226720); amino-acid sequence: MRHQTKMERTHATSENRAPSAGASETAKNEIDARLITAAVALSMSDVDEQDFDSMIAMYGEEDEQREILIKKSSSGHVCCREILKLAKQAIFALHRRDVDQCQRNIKHCRKLVAETQPITEGFPALRFLGIYVGALEELAEAEIFFSFISERRLPRFASLHPLRVEEYLGGLMDFTGELNRFAVLRAVEQDLETVSLCRDFVNKIHEKMLLLDLRNSPLRRKYDTLKYTEKKLESLCYELQMGIRLKGFLPPSMTLEPEPMSKSDAEEKEEGK